A window of Candidatus Latescibacter sp. contains these coding sequences:
- a CDS encoding glucose-6-phosphate isomerase, producing MDNQIVFDFTNVTESAVGEHGISDSLLNSLKKKAGTVHTDILRRRQSGRLPFMDLPYAGIIDYAKGVAGRYENFINVGIGGSALGAQALVGALCHPFHNVFPGRAESGMRMFFADNIDPDFLNGMFDVCDPRKTLYNIITKSGSTAETMGTFLLVKELLEKDVGNSWRDHVVITTDPHKGDLRKIAETEKILTFPVPEGVGGRFSVLTPVGLLPAACAGIDVRELLDGAAAMDRRLGDSAVIDNPAYLYALYLYLLDLEKEKRMSVMMPYSSRLYSLADWYRQLWAESLGKKKDLAGKDVFVGQTPIKALGVTDQHSQVQLYVEGPFDKVFTIIRVEHFDHELLMKPAYKGYSSLDYLGGRTMAELIEAERQGTVYALTKNKRPNLTITFPKITPHTVGQFMYALEMATVFSGGLYNIDPLDQPGVEEGKRAAFALMGRPGYEEKARDIRSGLASSERYVK from the coding sequence ATGGATAATCAAATTGTCTTTGATTTCACCAATGTGACCGAGAGCGCTGTCGGGGAGCACGGAATTTCCGACAGTCTCTTGAATTCGCTGAAGAAAAAGGCGGGAACGGTTCACACCGATATTTTGAGGCGCCGTCAATCCGGACGCCTTCCTTTCATGGACCTTCCCTATGCAGGAATCATCGACTATGCAAAAGGTGTGGCCGGACGATATGAAAATTTCATCAACGTGGGCATCGGCGGCTCGGCGCTCGGAGCGCAGGCTCTGGTGGGGGCGCTTTGCCATCCCTTCCACAATGTCTTTCCGGGGCGCGCCGAAAGCGGCATGAGGATGTTTTTCGCCGACAATATCGATCCGGATTTCCTGAACGGCATGTTCGATGTCTGCGACCCCCGGAAAACCCTGTACAACATCATCACCAAGTCCGGCTCCACTGCCGAAACCATGGGGACGTTTCTCCTGGTGAAAGAGCTCCTGGAGAAAGATGTCGGGAACTCGTGGCGTGACCACGTGGTCATTACCACGGATCCTCATAAAGGCGACCTCCGGAAAATAGCCGAAACGGAAAAAATACTTACTTTCCCCGTGCCGGAAGGAGTGGGCGGAAGGTTTTCCGTGCTCACACCGGTCGGGCTTTTGCCGGCCGCCTGCGCAGGCATCGACGTGCGGGAGCTTCTCGATGGCGCGGCGGCAATGGACAGGCGTCTGGGAGACTCGGCGGTCATAGACAACCCGGCGTACCTGTATGCGCTCTACCTGTACCTCCTCGACCTTGAGAAAGAGAAGCGGATGTCGGTCATGATGCCCTATTCCTCAAGGCTTTATAGCCTGGCAGACTGGTACCGTCAACTCTGGGCGGAAAGCCTCGGCAAGAAAAAGGATCTCGCCGGGAAGGATGTCTTTGTCGGGCAGACCCCTATCAAAGCGCTGGGAGTGACCGACCAGCATTCGCAGGTGCAGCTTTATGTGGAAGGACCGTTCGACAAGGTTTTCACGATAATCCGAGTCGAGCATTTCGACCATGAATTACTTATGAAACCGGCTTATAAAGGGTATTCTTCGCTCGATTACCTCGGCGGGCGAACCATGGCCGAGCTGATCGAAGCCGAACGACAGGGGACAGTCTACGCTCTCACCAAAAACAAACGTCCCAATCTGACCATTACATTCCCGAAGATCACTCCCCATACCGTGGGGCAGTTCATGTATGCTCTTGAAATGGCTACGGTATTTTCCGGCGGGCTGTACAATATAGACCCCTTGGATCAGCCGGGAGTAGAAGAAGGGAAGAGAGCGGCTTTTGCGCTCATGGGAAGGCCCGGTTACGAGGAAAAGGCCAGGGACATACGGAGCGGACTTGCGAGCAGCGAAAGGTATGTAAAATAA
- a CDS encoding lipoate--protein ligase family protein produces the protein MKAITWRFLDTAKGSAFFNMALDEAIVEAVANGHSLPTFRLYGWDPAAITIGYSQKAGDVLDYGRCIEDGISVTRRLTGGRAVFHDCEAAYSVVGPIHDPLFGCNLSATYRAIGAVLLEALRSCGAEVDWSRGNPASGEERRVFSSAPCFLSTSRFEITCRGRKMVGSAQRRFREVFLQHGSILTGPGHERIGDYLKESHDTASFATVLSRKSIDLDAALGRPVDTGTLKASLFESFARAAGGQVTREEPSPRETEYARFSIHERYSSKGWVLGYG, from the coding sequence ATGAAGGCAATCACATGGCGCTTTCTGGATACTGCCAAAGGGAGCGCTTTTTTTAATATGGCGCTGGATGAAGCCATTGTCGAGGCGGTGGCCAATGGGCATTCTCTTCCCACATTCCGCCTTTACGGATGGGATCCCGCGGCAATTACCATCGGGTATTCCCAGAAAGCAGGGGATGTCCTCGACTATGGCCGATGCATAGAAGATGGCATATCTGTCACCCGGCGGCTGACCGGCGGGCGTGCTGTTTTCCACGACTGTGAAGCTGCCTATTCGGTGGTCGGCCCTATCCATGATCCCCTGTTCGGATGTAATCTCAGCGCCACCTACCGGGCAATCGGCGCGGTGCTTCTGGAAGCTCTCCGCTCCTGCGGCGCCGAGGTTGACTGGAGCAGAGGCAATCCTGCATCCGGAGAAGAGAGGAGAGTATTTTCTTCCGCACCCTGCTTTCTCAGCACGTCACGCTTCGAGATCACCTGCCGGGGCAGAAAAATGGTAGGCAGCGCTCAACGGCGTTTCAGGGAAGTGTTTCTCCAGCATGGCTCCATTCTTACCGGTCCGGGTCATGAACGGATAGGGGATTATCTGAAAGAAAGTCATGATACTGCAAGTTTCGCAACAGTACTGTCGCGGAAATCCATAGACCTGGATGCCGCACTGGGCCGTCCGGTGGACACTGGTACTCTGAAAGCCTCCCTGTTCGAATCTTTCGCACGGGCGGCCGGAGGGCAGGTAACGCGGGAGGAGCCGTCGCCCCGGGAAACGGAGTACGCACGATTTTCCATACATGAACGGTATAGCTCGAAAGGATGGGTTTTGGGCTATGGATAA
- a CDS encoding acyl-CoA dehydrogenase family protein: protein MDYQLTEDQKMIRDACRDITENHIKQVRAKYDEEGTFPWDIMKVLSQADICGLYIPEEYGGFGGGVLEMSIAMEELSRGCAGIALAFGATALGTYPILLYGTEEQKHKYLPDIAAGKKLAAFGLTEANAGSDASGIETTAVRDGDHYILNGTKQWITNGGEAEIYSVITMTDKSRGTRGASTFIVEKGIPGFSFGKKENKMGIRASATRELVFQDCRVPRENLIGREGLGFIVAMKTFDKSRPGIAAQALGIAQGALEEAIAFLKQRVQFGKPVSLFQGVQFMLADMAAKIEMSRAIIYATARMIDAGVKDITGAAAMCKLVASDTAMQVTTDAVQLMGGSGYMKEYPVEKMMRDAKITQIYEGTNQIMRQIIGLELLKQY, encoded by the coding sequence ATTGATTATCAGTTGACCGAAGACCAGAAGATGATTCGCGATGCCTGCCGTGATATTACCGAAAACCATATCAAACAGGTGAGAGCCAAATACGACGAGGAAGGAACTTTTCCCTGGGATATCATGAAAGTTCTCAGTCAGGCTGATATTTGCGGCTTGTATATTCCGGAAGAGTATGGCGGCTTCGGCGGCGGAGTCCTTGAAATGTCGATTGCCATGGAGGAGCTTTCACGGGGCTGCGCCGGTATTGCGCTCGCATTCGGTGCAACCGCTCTCGGAACCTACCCCATTTTGCTTTATGGCACAGAGGAGCAGAAACATAAATACCTCCCCGATATCGCCGCGGGGAAAAAGCTTGCGGCGTTCGGTCTTACCGAAGCCAATGCCGGCTCTGACGCCAGCGGCATCGAAACAACCGCTGTCCGCGATGGCGACCATTATATTCTGAACGGCACCAAGCAGTGGATAACGAATGGCGGCGAGGCCGAGATATATTCGGTAATTACCATGACAGACAAATCCAGGGGGACGCGGGGGGCTTCCACGTTTATCGTCGAAAAAGGCATCCCCGGCTTTTCATTCGGGAAAAAAGAGAACAAGATGGGAATCCGCGCTTCCGCCACACGGGAGCTGGTTTTCCAGGATTGCCGGGTGCCCAGGGAGAATCTTATCGGTCGTGAAGGCCTGGGTTTCATCGTTGCCATGAAGACGTTCGACAAATCGCGGCCCGGCATCGCCGCGCAGGCCTTGGGGATTGCTCAGGGTGCGCTCGAAGAAGCGATTGCTTTTTTAAAACAGCGGGTGCAGTTCGGCAAACCCGTCAGCTTGTTCCAGGGTGTGCAGTTCATGCTGGCGGACATGGCTGCAAAAATTGAGATGTCCCGTGCCATTATTTATGCCACCGCCCGCATGATCGACGCCGGAGTCAAGGATATTACCGGCGCTGCCGCCATGTGCAAGCTCGTCGCCTCCGATACCGCCATGCAGGTGACCACCGATGCGGTGCAGCTCATGGGCGGAAGCGGCTACATGAAAGAATATCCGGTTGAAAAAATGATGCGGGATGCCAAAATTACCCAGATATATGAAGGCACGAACCAGATCATGCGCCAGATAATCGGTCTGGAACTGTTGAAACAGTACTGA
- the rnc gene encoding ribonuclease III, with translation MNAVRWFGKIIRFALRPFQGKKPPFDIEKVENALGYKFKDPFLLFLSLKHRSYSQARDGNIDLSNERLEFLGDSVLNMVVSHYIFKENPSLQEGDLTKLKSILVSKTSAAIAGRDVGLEKYILLSNSEEGAGGRERTSIVADTYEAIIGGIYLDGGLEAAKDFIYRTILSNQSVMLGDEQKNYKSLLLELTQAERLGHPTYQTISEEGPDHDKVFTVEVFVRGESFGIGKGKNKKTAQQIAAKEGLASIQKR, from the coding sequence ATGAATGCTGTACGGTGGTTTGGAAAAATAATTCGGTTTGCACTACGCCCCTTTCAGGGGAAAAAACCACCTTTTGATATTGAAAAAGTTGAAAATGCTCTGGGGTATAAATTCAAAGACCCGTTCCTTCTTTTCCTGAGCCTGAAACACAGATCCTATTCGCAGGCCAGGGACGGTAACATCGATCTTTCCAACGAACGGTTGGAGTTTTTGGGAGATTCTGTGCTCAACATGGTCGTCTCCCATTACATTTTCAAGGAAAATCCCTCCTTGCAGGAAGGCGATCTGACCAAACTGAAAAGCATATTGGTCAGTAAAACTTCCGCCGCCATTGCCGGCCGGGATGTCGGACTGGAAAAGTATATCCTCCTCAGTAATTCTGAGGAGGGCGCGGGAGGCCGTGAACGGACATCGATAGTGGCCGATACCTATGAGGCCATTATCGGCGGGATTTACCTTGACGGCGGTCTGGAGGCGGCCAAGGATTTTATTTATAGGACCATATTAAGCAATCAGTCGGTTATGCTCGGGGATGAACAGAAAAATTATAAAAGCCTCCTTTTAGAGTTGACACAGGCAGAGAGACTTGGTCATCCAACCTATCAGACCATTTCGGAGGAAGGCCCGGATCACGACAAGGTGTTTACGGTGGAAGTTTTTGTCCGGGGCGAGTCTTTTGGTATCGGAAAAGGTAAAAACAAGAAAACCGCCCAGCAGATAGCGGCAAAAGAAGGTCTGGCCAGCATACAGAAACGGTAG
- the fabF gene encoding beta-ketoacyl-ACP synthase II, with amino-acid sequence MGSKRRVVITGMGVICPIGNNLNEFWNALKIGRSGIGIITRFDATNYKTRIAGEVKNFSPEPIIDAHEAKRIDLFSQYAVCTAYEAIKQSGLSMENEDPYRTGVVFGSGIGGINVLEEQVSILINKGPGRVSPFYIPGMISDIAAGHIAMMFGLRGPNYATVSACASGAHAIGTAYHEILRGDADVMITGGSEGSISPSSIAGFINIKALSRRNEEPQKASRPFDRDRDGFVMGEGGAALVLEELEHARKRGAPIFAELTGVGFTADAYHITAPLPDGASAARSMELAVEKSGMSKKDVDYINCHCPSTQAGDAAETNSIKRAFGPKAYDMNVSSTKSMTGHLLGGAGSVEFVATILAVMNNVIPPTINYENPDPECDLNCTPNVAVEREVAFALSNSFGFGGHNATLAVKKFCDE; translated from the coding sequence ATGGGTAGTAAAAGAAGAGTTGTAATTACCGGCATGGGAGTAATCTGCCCCATCGGAAACAACCTGAATGAATTCTGGAACGCACTCAAAATTGGCAGGAGCGGGATTGGAATAATTACCCGGTTTGACGCCACGAATTATAAAACGCGGATTGCCGGCGAGGTTAAAAATTTCAGCCCCGAACCTATTATTGATGCCCATGAAGCCAAGCGTATTGATCTTTTCAGCCAGTATGCGGTCTGCACTGCGTATGAAGCGATCAAACAGAGCGGTCTTTCCATGGAAAACGAGGACCCGTACCGTACCGGTGTAGTTTTCGGGTCGGGAATCGGCGGGATAAATGTTCTCGAGGAACAGGTATCGATCCTGATTAACAAAGGGCCGGGAAGGGTCTCCCCGTTTTATATACCGGGAATGATCAGCGATATAGCTGCCGGGCATATAGCCATGATGTTCGGGTTGAGAGGTCCGAATTATGCGACTGTTTCCGCCTGCGCTTCCGGCGCCCATGCGATCGGCACAGCCTATCATGAGATTCTCCGCGGAGATGCGGATGTAATGATCACCGGAGGATCCGAGGGTTCCATCTCCCCAAGTTCAATCGCCGGGTTCATTAACATAAAAGCGCTCTCACGCCGTAATGAAGAACCCCAGAAGGCATCACGTCCTTTCGACCGTGACCGTGACGGTTTTGTCATGGGTGAAGGGGGAGCGGCGTTAGTCCTTGAAGAGCTGGAGCATGCCCGTAAACGTGGCGCTCCCATTTTTGCCGAGTTAACCGGGGTCGGATTCACTGCGGATGCTTATCACATCACAGCCCCGCTTCCAGATGGAGCAAGCGCAGCCCGTTCCATGGAACTGGCGGTGGAAAAATCTGGGATGAGTAAAAAAGATGTCGATTATATCAACTGCCATTGCCCTTCGACTCAGGCGGGTGACGCCGCCGAAACGAATTCGATAAAGCGGGCGTTCGGCCCCAAAGCATACGATATGAACGTATCATCCACAAAATCGATGACCGGGCATCTTCTGGGGGGCGCCGGTTCTGTGGAATTTGTCGCCACCATACTGGCGGTGATGAACAACGTTATTCCGCCTACCATTAACTATGAGAACCCCGACCCGGAGTGCGATTTGAATTGCACGCCAAATGTTGCAGTGGAGCGGGAAGTCGCATTCGCCCTCTCCAACTCCTTCGGATTTGGCGGGCATAATGCCACATTAGCGGTTAAGAAATTTTGTGATGAGTGA
- the acpP gene encoding acyl carrier protein: MSLEQRVKDLVISQLGVEASKVNNDSSFIDDLGADSLDTVELVMAFEEEFDLEISDEDAQKMRTVQDVIDYLKDKVTE; this comes from the coding sequence ATGAGCTTGGAACAGAGAGTTAAGGACCTTGTAATTTCCCAGTTGGGAGTAGAAGCGAGCAAGGTGAATAACGACTCATCTTTTATCGATGATCTGGGGGCTGATTCCCTGGACACAGTGGAACTGGTCATGGCTTTCGAGGAAGAATTCGATCTGGAAATTTCGGACGAAGATGCCCAGAAAATGCGCACGGTGCAGGATGTCATCGACTATCTGAAAGATAAAGTCACCGAATAG
- the fabG gene encoding 3-oxoacyl-[acyl-carrier-protein] reductase: protein MKRLEGKMALVTGGAQGIGRTIAERFLSEGAAIALCDMNITLANAAALELAKGGGTIKAYFMNVADEEKVDAALDAVLKDFGRIDILVNNAGITRDNLMIRMKKEDWDMVLAVNLTGTFLVSKGAVRHMVKARSGTIINIASVVGIMGNAGQANYSASKAGVIGLTKTMAREFASRGVTVNAIAPGYIQTEMTEHLSPEAKQAFLAAIPLKKPGTAADVAAVAAFLASPDASYLTGQVLSVDGGMVM, encoded by the coding sequence ATGAAGAGGCTTGAAGGCAAGATGGCGCTCGTCACCGGAGGTGCCCAGGGGATCGGCAGGACGATTGCGGAGCGGTTTCTCTCCGAAGGAGCTGCCATTGCCCTGTGCGACATGAATATAACTCTGGCGAATGCCGCCGCTCTTGAGTTGGCGAAAGGCGGGGGAACGATAAAAGCGTATTTCATGAATGTGGCCGATGAGGAAAAGGTTGATGCCGCCCTCGATGCGGTTTTGAAGGATTTCGGGAGAATCGATATCCTGGTCAATAACGCCGGGATCACCCGTGACAACCTCATGATCCGTATGAAAAAAGAAGATTGGGACATGGTGCTGGCAGTGAATCTCACCGGAACTTTTCTGGTCTCCAAAGGAGCGGTCCGCCATATGGTGAAAGCGCGGAGCGGAACCATCATTAACATCGCTTCTGTCGTAGGAATAATGGGAAACGCCGGACAGGCCAATTATTCCGCTTCCAAAGCCGGGGTAATCGGGCTCACCAAGACCATGGCCCGGGAGTTTGCCTCACGGGGCGTTACGGTGAATGCGATCGCTCCCGGTTATATCCAGACAGAAATGACCGAACATCTTTCACCGGAGGCAAAACAGGCTTTTCTCGCTGCCATACCACTGAAAAAACCGGGCACGGCGGCGGATGTGGCTGCTGTGGCTGCTTTTCTTGCATCTCCGGATGCTTCGTATCTTACCGGACAGGTTCTGTCGGTGGATGGCGGAATGGTAATGTAA
- the fabD gene encoding ACP S-malonyltransferase: MAKKAWIYPGQGAQSVGMGIVAAESFPEAGDLFKQASGLAGYDMLEFCASGPMEKLSRTLYTQPALFTVEAALTEVLKKHGLVPDAAAGHSLGEFCAWYAAGVYDFETGFSLVSARGRLMDGADPEGRGNMAAVIGLTCEVVREVCRLVTGNVVVANINSPLQMVISGEKDAVEEAGVLLRERGAKRVIPLPVSGAFHSPLMEKAREEFNAVVDGIRITDARIPVYANVTAKPVTDAGEIRRLMVLQLTSPVRWAETVQNMVCDGITEALELGPGNVLAGLIKRTVEEIEVKPVSEPADIWEVLHEEA, encoded by the coding sequence ATGGCAAAAAAAGCCTGGATATATCCGGGACAAGGCGCCCAGTCGGTTGGGATGGGAATCGTAGCGGCCGAATCATTTCCTGAAGCCGGGGACCTGTTCAAACAGGCTTCCGGGCTTGCCGGATATGACATGCTGGAGTTTTGCGCCTCCGGTCCGATGGAAAAGCTTTCGCGGACTCTCTATACCCAGCCGGCTCTGTTCACTGTGGAAGCGGCCTTGACTGAAGTTTTGAAGAAGCATGGACTCGTTCCTGACGCCGCAGCCGGCCACAGCCTGGGGGAGTTCTGCGCATGGTATGCTGCGGGCGTCTATGATTTTGAGACTGGTTTTTCCCTTGTTTCCGCACGCGGCAGGCTCATGGATGGCGCGGACCCGGAAGGCAGAGGAAACATGGCTGCGGTGATCGGACTTACCTGTGAAGTGGTCCGGGAAGTGTGCCGTCTGGTTACTGGGAATGTGGTGGTAGCCAATATCAATTCGCCTCTTCAGATGGTTATTTCCGGAGAGAAAGATGCGGTGGAAGAGGCCGGAGTGCTCCTGAGAGAACGAGGGGCAAAGCGTGTGATTCCCCTCCCGGTCAGCGGCGCATTCCATTCGCCGCTCATGGAAAAAGCCCGCGAAGAATTTAACGCAGTTGTGGATGGAATCAGGATTACCGATGCAAGGATTCCCGTCTATGCCAATGTTACCGCCAAACCGGTTACGGATGCCGGTGAAATACGTCGTTTGATGGTGCTTCAACTGACATCGCCGGTGCGATGGGCCGAAACGGTGCAGAATATGGTTTGCGATGGAATAACCGAAGCCCTGGAACTCGGCCCGGGGAATGTTCTGGCCGGTCTGATAAAGCGGACTGTTGAAGAGATAGAGGTTAAACCGGTGTCCGAACCCGCTGATATTTGGGAGGTTTTGCATGAAGAGGCTTGA
- a CDS encoding beta-ketoacyl-ACP synthase III, whose translation MNKYPVITGLGFTVPSQVWDNSRLETMVETTDEWIRTRTGIVTRHIAEEHDTTASLASSAAMKALGKAGLKPSDIDVIMVATMTPEMGFPATACFVQETIGAKNAAAFDISAACTGFIYGLSIASSMIIAGQANHVLVIGAETLSRIIDWTDRSSCVLFGDGAGAAVVSREGEGGRILDSIIRSDGSNADLLYMPGGGSRFPANETTVKSGMHFLKMTGKGLYKKATTSMAEAVKDILKRNSLKVCDMDLLIPHQANLRIILSTAKKLDIPPERAYVNIDRYGNTSAATIPIAMAEAMEDGLLKKGSTVVLVAFGSGMTWGSTLLRF comes from the coding sequence ATGAATAAATACCCGGTTATTACAGGGCTTGGATTCACAGTACCATCGCAGGTTTGGGATAATAGCCGCCTCGAAACGATGGTTGAAACCACAGACGAATGGATACGAACCAGAACGGGAATTGTTACCCGTCATATTGCTGAAGAGCACGATACAACCGCCAGCCTTGCTTCTTCTGCGGCAATGAAAGCGCTCGGTAAAGCGGGACTCAAACCTTCTGACATCGATGTGATTATGGTGGCGACCATGACTCCCGAGATGGGATTTCCTGCCACCGCCTGTTTTGTACAGGAGACGATCGGGGCGAAAAATGCGGCGGCTTTCGATATCTCCGCTGCCTGTACGGGATTCATCTATGGGCTTTCGATCGCTTCTTCCATGATTATCGCCGGGCAGGCGAACCATGTTCTGGTCATCGGTGCGGAGACATTATCACGGATCATTGATTGGACAGATCGGAGCAGTTGCGTGCTCTTCGGGGATGGCGCCGGAGCCGCTGTGGTGTCACGAGAGGGAGAGGGCGGACGGATTCTCGATAGTATCATTCGTTCCGACGGCTCGAATGCGGACCTTCTCTACATGCCGGGGGGCGGTTCGCGGTTTCCGGCGAACGAGACGACGGTCAAAAGCGGAATGCACTTCCTGAAGATGACCGGAAAAGGTCTGTATAAAAAAGCGACTACCTCGATGGCCGAAGCCGTAAAGGACATTCTCAAGCGAAATTCCCTGAAAGTGTGCGATATGGACTTGCTGATTCCGCATCAGGCGAATCTGCGGATCATCCTGAGCACTGCAAAAAAACTTGATATACCGCCGGAAAGAGCGTACGTTAATATCGACCGATATGGAAATACCTCCGCCGCCACCATCCCGATTGCCATGGCCGAAGCGATGGAAGACGGCCTGTTGAAAAAAGGATCCACCGTGGTGTTGGTGGCTTTTGGCAGCGGAATGACCTGGGGCTCGACTCTTTTGAGATTTTGA